A genomic window from Verrucomicrobiota bacterium includes:
- a CDS encoding PEP-CTERM sorting domain-containing protein (PEP-CTERM proteins occur, often in large numbers, in the proteomes of bacteria that also encode an exosortase, a predicted intramembrane cysteine proteinase. The presence of a PEP-CTERM domain at a protein's C-terminus predicts cleavage within the sorting domain, followed by covalent anchoring to some some component of the (usually Gram-negative) cell surface. Many PEP-CTERM proteins exhibit an unusual sequence composition that includes large numbers of potential glycosylation sites. Expression of one such protein has been shown restore the ability of a bacterium to form floc, a type of biofilm.) yields the protein MQKNTQKKLPKSSSRQVSLFLKTFTLSFSLLVLGFMPNAVQAVITLSPDEDVMTSGFFQGNDRVRGFQGDNRAVHRVSTDTPFGVSGAETIYISFDNIFDPATFSSPIQNATLTLESVPGGFFADASAGNPFLVSAHGVDLDPLASIIDNTNPGGIVDWLTYFNTNILDADPTALTSVDSFGTIEFDVTSLVNDWISGSNTQYFIALTGKNDTSGNDFLHGFSNNTEAPGSTELAITIPEPSTVILLTVGGLCLAGMSYRRSKNSK from the coding sequence ATGCAAAAAAATACCCAAAAAAAACTCCCAAAGTCGAGTAGCAGACAAGTATCGCTATTCTTAAAAACATTCACACTATCTTTTAGCTTGCTCGTATTGGGTTTCATGCCCAACGCGGTTCAAGCGGTCATTACCCTATCACCTGATGAAGACGTTATGACCTCTGGCTTTTTTCAAGGCAATGATCGAGTTAGAGGGTTTCAGGGAGATAATCGAGCAGTCCATCGCGTCAGCACGGATACCCCATTTGGAGTGTCTGGGGCTGAGACCATTTACATCTCCTTTGATAATATATTCGACCCTGCGACCTTCTCTAGCCCTATTCAGAATGCAACACTTACCTTGGAGTCAGTACCAGGGGGATTCTTTGCTGATGCTTCCGCGGGTAACCCCTTCCTAGTATCAGCTCATGGAGTAGATCTTGACCCTCTGGCAAGCATCATAGACAATACTAATCCTGGTGGAATAGTCGACTGGCTGACCTATTTCAATACGAATATACTTGATGCGGATCCTACTGCTCTCACCTCAGTTGATTCCTTCGGAACCATTGAATTTGATGTCACCTCACTAGTGAATGATTGGATTTCTGGCAGCAATACTCAATATTTTATTGCGCTAACCGGCAAGAATGACACTTCTGGAAATGATTTCTTGCATGGCTTTTCCAATAATACTGAAGCTCCAGGCTCCACTGAGTTAGCCATTACTATTCCCGAACCAAGTACCGTAATCCTTTTGACGGTAGGTGGGCTTTGCCTAGCTGGCATGAGCTACCGCCGTTCAAAAAACAGTAAATAA
- a CDS encoding ferritin, with the protein MISNEVTDLINKQIGHEFAAFLQYIAVSTWYDSEALPELSKYFAKQADEERAHALKMIQFLNDTNQAVVIPEIPKPVSTFESVEKAVQAAYDQEVRVTEQIQNIYNVAAKQSDRITQNFLQWFLQEQVEEVASMDTLLKITQRAGNDLFRVEDFIARQGHPDDTDK; encoded by the coding sequence ATGATAAGCAACGAGGTTACTGATTTAATCAATAAACAAATCGGCCATGAGTTTGCAGCTTTTCTCCAATACATTGCCGTTTCAACATGGTACGATTCTGAAGCGTTGCCAGAACTTTCTAAGTATTTTGCAAAACAAGCGGATGAAGAACGCGCTCATGCATTAAAAATGATTCAATTTCTCAACGATACAAATCAAGCGGTTGTTATTCCCGAGATTCCCAAACCTGTGTCAACATTCGAGTCCGTTGAAAAGGCGGTTCAAGCAGCCTATGACCAGGAGGTGCGAGTAACTGAACAAATCCAAAATATCTACAACGTTGCCGCCAAACAAAGTGACCGGATCACACAGAATTTTTTGCAATGGTTTCTACAAGAGCAAGTCGAAGAGGTTGCCAGCATGGATACCTTACTCAAGATTACTCAAAGAGCGGGAAATGATCTTTTTCGAGTCGAAGACTTTATTGCTCGCCAGGGTCATCCTGACGATACTGACAAATGA
- a CDS encoding ABC transporter ATP-binding protein, which produces MVRTSSKKQKLRRLLGELRPFRFDLFKGSVFLFISSPGRLIHPLIWMFVIDRVVENKEVDLLVPALLAMVVIQGLSLLFGVGQDRSFEMAGQKFIRDLRNRLFTKLNRQSIGYFHSQRTGDLQSRVISDIQTIQSSLIAGLNTMLDELVTFVGVICIILNINWMIGLFVIIPLALTFIIVNHFNKRLKQLYQDASKILGEVGARLQDSLAGHTVVSAFGRGKEEEGAFRKATDKHFSKTMETVRMRTVLFPTAFFVGFMTNVIMLGLGVHFVLEGQLTLGGLVAIRIYWWQLNSPMRTLATVNDLIQRALASSERVYEVLDTPEELAEPAKPQTIEHSSLPIIFDSITFYYDKEKPVLDDLNFTIEPRTRVAIAGESGGGKTTILNLLMRFYDPIQGHILCGSTDLKDLTRAHWRSFVAPVFQETFLFHASIRDNLFYGKLNASHEELQEALSKANAWRFVEELPQGLDTVVGERGVKLSGGQRQRLGIARAFLSNPQILLLDEPTSSVEQESEQIIIQSIKELMKGRTVIMTSHRSSLLEQADQLLTLDRGRIYPEASTTILK; this is translated from the coding sequence ATGGTTAGGACATCTTCAAAAAAACAAAAACTGCGTAGGCTATTGGGAGAGCTTAGACCATTTCGATTTGATCTATTTAAAGGTTCCGTTTTTCTATTTATCTCATCCCCAGGCCGATTAATTCATCCCCTGATTTGGATGTTTGTCATTGACAGGGTGGTGGAAAATAAGGAGGTAGACCTTCTAGTGCCAGCCTTGCTTGCTATGGTAGTCATACAAGGGCTTAGCTTGTTATTCGGTGTGGGACAAGATCGTTCATTTGAAATGGCGGGGCAGAAATTTATCCGAGATTTACGTAATCGCCTCTTTACCAAGCTCAACCGACAATCGATAGGTTATTTTCATTCGCAAAGAACTGGAGACTTACAATCTCGAGTGATTTCAGATATTCAAACCATACAAAGTTCACTGATAGCAGGTTTAAATACGATGTTAGACGAGTTGGTTACTTTTGTTGGAGTGATTTGCATTATTCTAAATATCAATTGGATGATTGGTTTGTTTGTCATTATCCCGCTTGCTTTGACTTTTATCATAGTCAACCATTTTAACAAGCGTCTGAAGCAACTTTACCAAGACGCCAGTAAGATCCTTGGTGAGGTGGGCGCTAGGCTACAAGATAGTCTAGCCGGCCATACCGTGGTAAGCGCTTTTGGTAGAGGCAAAGAAGAAGAAGGGGCTTTTAGAAAAGCGACTGACAAGCACTTCAGCAAAACCATGGAAACCGTTCGCATGCGAACGGTGCTATTTCCTACAGCTTTCTTTGTGGGCTTTATGACGAATGTGATCATGCTTGGGCTGGGAGTTCATTTTGTTTTAGAAGGACAGCTTACACTTGGTGGGTTAGTAGCCATACGCATTTATTGGTGGCAACTCAATAGCCCCATGCGAACACTCGCTACTGTGAATGATTTAATTCAACGAGCCTTAGCATCCTCTGAAAGAGTTTATGAAGTATTAGATACACCTGAAGAGCTTGCAGAACCAGCAAAACCCCAGACTATAGAACACTCCAGTCTACCCATCATCTTTGATTCGATCACCTTTTATTATGACAAAGAGAAGCCTGTGCTTGACGATCTCAATTTTACCATAGAACCGAGAACTCGGGTTGCCATAGCAGGTGAAAGCGGCGGCGGTAAGACAACTATTCTTAATTTACTGATGCGTTTTTATGATCCTATTCAAGGTCACATTCTTTGTGGAAGTACTGATTTGAAAGACCTGACAAGAGCACATTGGAGGTCCTTTGTAGCTCCCGTATTCCAAGAAACATTTCTTTTTCATGCTAGCATTCGTGACAACTTGTTTTACGGAAAACTCAACGCCTCTCATGAAGAATTGCAAGAGGCACTTAGCAAAGCGAATGCCTGGCGCTTTGTAGAGGAATTACCACAAGGTCTCGATACCGTTGTTGGAGAAAGAGGAGTCAAGCTATCCGGAGGCCAAAGGCAACGCTTGGGAATTGCCCGGGCTTTTTTATCTAACCCTCAGATTTTACTATTAGACGAGCCCACCAGTTCTGTTGAACAAGAAAGTGAACAGATCATTATTCAGTCAATCAAAGAATTGATGAAAGGACGGACAGTCATTATGACATCGCACCGTTCTAGTTTACTGGAGCAAGCGGACCAGCTCTTGACGCTAGATCGTGGTAGGATTTATCCAGAAGCATCCACTACGATTCTGAAATGA
- a CDS encoding ChaN family lipoprotein yields the protein MKTILTLIILTQTLTWQHLAAERTDSSMIKCSLWIDLYHGEVTTYEGLIDDLNQARVVYLGETHRIKRHHQWQVRILESLRERGNDLILGLEQIESKYQNEVEAYNVGELSYEAFAKKINWEKTWKNYEDYEDLVTYAQTQEIPIVALNADAKIIRKIGREGLQNLDPLERDLLPKIINWEKDPIYRQWLNKILMVHMPVTEEKLMPFFQAQVSRDEMMSEQLVKFLKLQAEGTIALVITGSGHVNYGLGMVQRVNRRLGSHKKRILLFSESQELILTDEEKAMSREISMTHDDLDFIKSPIANYLLATEIGK from the coding sequence ATGAAAACGATATTAACACTAATCATTCTTACGCAAACACTGACATGGCAACATTTAGCTGCTGAGAGAACAGATAGCTCCATGATCAAATGCAGTCTTTGGATTGATCTATATCATGGTGAAGTAACAACATATGAAGGGCTTATTGATGACCTAAATCAAGCTAGAGTTGTTTATCTAGGAGAAACGCATCGTATCAAACGACACCACCAGTGGCAGGTGAGGATCCTAGAATCATTAAGAGAAAGAGGTAACGATCTTATCCTTGGGTTAGAACAGATTGAGAGCAAATATCAAAATGAAGTTGAAGCATACAATGTGGGCGAGCTTTCGTATGAAGCCTTTGCCAAGAAGATAAATTGGGAGAAAACCTGGAAGAACTATGAAGATTATGAAGATCTTGTGACCTATGCACAAACTCAGGAAATACCGATAGTGGCGTTGAATGCTGATGCAAAGATCATTCGCAAAATTGGACGAGAAGGTTTACAGAACTTGGATCCTCTAGAAAGAGATCTCCTGCCCAAAATCATTAATTGGGAAAAGGATCCAATCTATCGACAGTGGTTAAATAAAATACTGATGGTACATATGCCAGTCACAGAAGAAAAACTCATGCCTTTCTTTCAAGCCCAGGTATCTAGGGATGAAATGATGTCAGAACAACTGGTTAAGTTTCTCAAGCTTCAAGCCGAGGGAACAATAGCCTTAGTCATAACAGGTTCTGGCCATGTTAATTACGGGTTGGGTATGGTGCAACGTGTCAATCGCCGACTCGGTTCTCATAAAAAAAGAATTCTTCTTTTTAGTGAAAGTCAGGAGCTCATCCTAACGGACGAAGAAAAAGCGATGTCACGGGAGATCTCTATGACGCACGATGACTTGGACTTTATCAAAAGCCCCATCGCTAATTACCTGCTCGCCACTGAAATTGGAAAATAG
- a CDS encoding radical SAM protein: MKEILLEKKREANRVNIQRRVAAGSHKKDTYFEDATLRSNKSWQDALQKSDPELPRVLYLHIPFSKRRCTFCPFFINRNSKNLLEQYVQALIQEIKITSRLEAATAKPIEAIYIGGGTPSDLPSPDVEKIMDTVRANFALAPACEITMEARTHGVDREIAQNWVNSGVNRILMSVQTFDSKARRSLGRIASQKKVISTLVDLTEIPRCSVNVELMYGLPKQNEEDVINDLKTLEVITDLHGLDLYHTKTFPNCPFPIATEKGAFARTADIKTKEEMYRVAAQWLGRTDYRQLSTCHWIRDQRERSLYKRLAEGPAEIIPFGSGAGGKLQTLDVFQVPRLEDYFRLISAGLKPLAVASTRNGDANLKDQLSYDLGEGYLSSETEEKLLEVNPSIENVMQRWTEKGYFQLALRSERKRKLSLRGRFRSSEMIDFISKKLAKTSEMVN; the protein is encoded by the coding sequence ATGAAAGAAATACTTTTGGAGAAAAAAAGAGAGGCGAATAGAGTAAATATTCAACGAAGAGTTGCGGCCGGTAGTCACAAGAAAGACACCTACTTTGAGGATGCGACTCTGAGGTCTAACAAATCTTGGCAAGATGCCTTACAGAAATCTGACCCAGAACTACCCAGGGTCCTGTATTTGCATATTCCTTTTAGTAAACGCCGTTGTACTTTCTGTCCCTTTTTTATTAATAGGAATTCTAAGAATCTTCTAGAGCAATATGTTCAAGCATTAATCCAAGAAATCAAAATCACAAGCCGTCTTGAGGCTGCTACGGCAAAACCAATAGAGGCTATTTATATAGGTGGAGGGACACCCAGTGATTTACCTTCCCCTGACGTAGAGAAGATCATGGATACAGTCCGAGCTAACTTCGCATTGGCACCGGCCTGCGAAATAACCATGGAGGCGAGAACTCACGGTGTTGACAGAGAAATAGCACAAAATTGGGTCAATAGCGGCGTCAACAGAATCTTGATGAGTGTCCAAACCTTCGATTCAAAAGCAAGGCGCTCCTTGGGTCGTATAGCTTCTCAGAAGAAAGTGATTTCTACCCTAGTCGATCTCACGGAAATACCAAGGTGTTCTGTCAATGTTGAATTAATGTATGGCCTACCTAAACAGAATGAAGAAGACGTTATTAATGACCTTAAAACTCTAGAAGTGATAACTGATCTTCATGGCTTAGACTTATATCATACTAAGACCTTTCCGAACTGCCCCTTTCCTATTGCCACAGAAAAAGGTGCTTTTGCTCGAACTGCGGATATTAAAACCAAGGAAGAAATGTATAGGGTCGCCGCACAATGGTTGGGTAGAACTGACTACCGACAACTTTCGACATGCCATTGGATAAGAGACCAGCGCGAGCGGAGTTTGTATAAGCGCTTGGCGGAAGGCCCAGCAGAAATCATCCCATTTGGTTCCGGTGCCGGAGGTAAATTGCAAACGCTTGATGTGTTTCAAGTTCCTCGACTTGAAGACTATTTTCGTTTGATTAGTGCTGGTCTTAAGCCATTGGCGGTTGCTTCAACCCGAAATGGTGATGCCAATTTAAAAGACCAATTATCTTATGACTTGGGAGAGGGATATCTGTCATCAGAGACAGAAGAAAAGCTTTTAGAAGTAAACCCCTCTATTGAGAATGTTATGCAGAGATGGACTGAAAAAGGGTATTTTCAGTTGGCCCTGAGGTCCGAGCGAAAAAGAAAGCTCAGTTTACGTGGGCGTTTTCGAAGCTCAGAAATGATCGACTTTATTAGCAAGAAGTTAGCGAAGACATCTGAGATGGTGAATTGA
- a CDS encoding citrate synthase, whose amino-acid sequence MAEQATIKLEGKEVTYPVIVGSEGEKAIDASSFRKDTGYITYDDGYGNTGSCKSSITFINGEKGILRYRGYPIEELAEKSNFLEASYLIIYGELPKKEELENFRSLILGKASIHQGMFNHFKGFPDTAHPMAILSAMLNSLGCYYPKMASNNRQQDLEHFDEAATILISKVRTLAAMSYRMKSGLPFIYPKHELSYCSNFLHMMFSEPYAEYVADKDVSHALNLILLLHADHEQNCSTSTVRMVASGGANLFASVSAGVCALWGPAHGGANMAVIQMLESIHSEGDDGTKFIEAAMSGDKSKRLMGFGHRVYKNYDPRAKILKEVSQKVFDKLGIKDPLLEIALKLEEITLREQYFIERKLYPNVDFYSGIIMRAIGIPLDLFTVMFSMGRMPGWIANWREIAAGEKSPIHRPRQIYMGPTQQKYIPIEKR is encoded by the coding sequence ATGGCAGAACAAGCAACGATAAAATTAGAAGGCAAGGAAGTGACCTATCCGGTCATAGTAGGCAGTGAAGGGGAAAAAGCTATCGATGCTTCTTCCTTCCGTAAAGATACAGGTTACATCACTTATGATGATGGCTATGGGAACACAGGATCGTGTAAAAGTTCTATTACTTTTATTAACGGTGAAAAGGGCATTCTTCGCTATAGAGGTTATCCCATTGAAGAACTAGCGGAGAAGTCTAACTTCCTTGAGGCTTCTTACCTGATCATCTATGGAGAGCTTCCTAAAAAAGAGGAGCTGGAAAATTTTAGAAGCCTCATTCTTGGCAAAGCTTCCATACATCAAGGCATGTTTAATCATTTCAAGGGATTCCCTGATACCGCGCACCCCATGGCTATTTTATCCGCCATGCTTAATTCATTAGGCTGTTATTATCCTAAAATGGCTAGCAATAATCGGCAGCAAGACCTTGAGCATTTTGATGAAGCTGCAACGATTCTTATTTCAAAGGTTCGTACGCTAGCAGCGATGTCATATCGCATGAAAAGTGGTTTGCCGTTTATCTACCCTAAGCACGAACTATCTTATTGCAGCAACTTTTTGCATATGATGTTTTCTGAGCCCTATGCTGAGTATGTTGCCGATAAGGATGTTAGCCATGCATTGAATCTTATTTTGCTGCTTCATGCAGATCATGAGCAAAACTGCTCTACCTCGACAGTCCGAATGGTAGCTTCGGGTGGTGCTAACCTGTTTGCATCAGTTTCTGCTGGGGTATGTGCATTGTGGGGTCCTGCTCATGGAGGAGCGAATATGGCAGTCATTCAAATGTTAGAATCTATTCATAGTGAGGGTGATGACGGTACGAAATTTATTGAAGCCGCTATGAGTGGTGACAAGTCCAAGCGTTTGATGGGGTTCGGACACAGGGTCTATAAGAACTATGATCCCAGAGCGAAAATCTTGAAAGAAGTTAGTCAGAAAGTCTTCGATAAGCTAGGCATTAAGGATCCCCTTCTAGAGATTGCCCTCAAACTAGAAGAGATTACCTTGCGTGAACAGTATTTTATCGAACGTAAGCTCTATCCCAATGTTGATTTTTACAGTGGTATCATTATGCGTGCGATAGGAATCCCTTTGGATTTGTTTACAGTCATGTTTTCCATGGGGCGCATGCCTGGTTGGATTGCAAACTGGAGGGAGATAGCTGCTGGTGAGAAGTCACCTATCCATAGACCGCGCCAAATCTATATGGGTCCTACTCAGCAAAAATATATTCCCATAGAAAAGCGTTAA
- a CDS encoding PEP-CTERM sorting domain-containing protein produces the protein MKDTVIMRIPTPSLFTLKTIALSICFIIPQSKAAVIFNESTSGDLSGIPSNPELLVVGSGTNTIVGSVGENGNTGASDASDADYFTLTIPFGLSIDSITIDNYSTSPNPSGSGSFLGYKSGTGFAGQGFGDIDSWALFNSSTINLLADLGLSSLESGSHTFWIQETTSTVVDYTISYDAVPEPSTYILLGMGLWMLMVFRKLKNKTTRCFPEKVIHFKNHSNTQQ, from the coding sequence GTGAAAGACACCGTTATTATGAGAATACCTACTCCATCATTATTTACACTGAAGACGATCGCACTTTCGATATGCTTCATTATACCGCAGTCAAAGGCAGCAGTTATTTTCAATGAATCTACTTCTGGCGACTTATCAGGAATACCCTCTAATCCAGAGCTGCTCGTTGTAGGCTCTGGAACAAATACCATAGTTGGCAGTGTTGGTGAAAACGGAAATACGGGAGCTTCGGATGCTTCGGATGCAGATTATTTTACTTTGACGATACCATTTGGTCTCAGCATTGATTCCATTACCATCGACAACTACTCCACCTCTCCTAATCCATCAGGTAGCGGTAGCTTTTTAGGCTATAAATCAGGCACAGGCTTTGCTGGGCAGGGATTTGGAGATATTGATTCCTGGGCATTATTTAACTCATCCACTATCAATCTACTCGCTGATCTCGGGTTATCTTCATTAGAGTCTGGGTCCCACACTTTTTGGATACAAGAAACTACCTCCACCGTTGTAGATTATACGATTTCTTACGATGCAGTGCCCGAGCCCTCTACTTATATCTTACTGGGAATGGGTCTATGGATGCTCATGGTTTTTAGAAAATTAAAAAATAAAACGACTAGATGCTTCCCAGAAAAAGTAATTCATTTCAAGAATCATTCTAACACCCAACAGTAA
- a CDS encoding integrase core domain-containing protein: MKSIVSIVIYRTFCRWTQQKPIQSRQSGRPPLSHIVRSIILRIATQTGWGYTRILGELRKLGIRKVSRATITRVLKENGIEPSPSRPTRWKEFIRSHIETLWACDFFTKDIFTWKGKVTVYILFFIHINSRRVHLAGMSEAPDKQWMAQQARNLCMYFDQVDPKPKIILHDRDSKFTKQFDAILESEGISMQKLPIRSPNLNAYAERWIQSIKVECLDRFLVFGFNHLEYLVCEYVKYYNSLRPDQSLDNRPLDPESNKIIPFENDTLQVSCKSFLGGALKHYYQEKPPDLGEAT, translated from the coding sequence TTGAAATCCATTGTCTCTATTGTCATATATCGAACTTTTTGTCGATGGACTCAACAAAAGCCAATTCAAAGCCGTCAATCTGGCAGACCTCCGTTGTCTCATATCGTTCGCAGTATTATCCTTCGCATTGCTACACAAACAGGTTGGGGATATACCCGCATTTTAGGTGAACTACGCAAGCTCGGTATTCGCAAGGTTTCTAGGGCAACTATTACTAGAGTCTTGAAAGAAAATGGCATTGAGCCTTCTCCCAGTCGCCCTACTCGTTGGAAAGAGTTCATTCGCTCCCATATAGAAACACTCTGGGCCTGCGACTTCTTCACCAAAGATATCTTCACTTGGAAAGGCAAAGTTACGGTCTATATCCTCTTCTTCATTCATATCAACTCTCGCAGAGTTCATTTAGCAGGAATGTCTGAAGCACCTGACAAGCAATGGATGGCTCAACAAGCTAGAAATCTCTGCATGTATTTTGATCAAGTTGACCCAAAGCCCAAAATAATCCTTCATGATAGAGACTCCAAGTTTACCAAACAGTTTGATGCCATTCTAGAAAGCGAAGGCATTAGCATGCAAAAACTTCCCATTCGTTCTCCAAATCTCAATGCCTATGCTGAACGTTGGATTCAGTCTATCAAGGTTGAATGCTTGGATCGATTTCTTGTCTTTGGTTTCAATCACCTTGAATACTTAGTATGTGAATATGTGAAATACTACAATTCTTTACGACCAGATCAATCTTTAGACAATCGTCCTTTAGATCCAGAATCGAATAAGATCATTCCTTTTGAAAACGATACCTTGCAAGTGAGTTGTAAGAGCTTTCTCGGCGGCGCTTTAAAACATTATTATCAAGAAAAACCCCCAGATTTGGGAGAAGCAACCTAA
- a CDS encoding ChuX/HutX family heme-like substrate-binding protein, with translation MINKIKYKIGFDHGAYPGLRTFFPQTTVIDKGVYAITLLPPWSKSFELMHGLGGVYNMTFHGPAVVGKLFQELFFIDLESNVSRELDGTLEINRGSIGHIMAVEEIQKMGVCLSLQIFNKNRTGLHKVCLTDQSEIEHFHKIINELSALPYSSYEDESNTRFDERSWQNDQSLHDLTVEERYCESDPIHFRTLNKLLKEASKNDIAIEVELFNQTIEHKEVFCNFSIAQEDKALCLIQKGVEYKEYMLQYDLVGKVVLAKSITNRNAPTSIRVYGKCGCHCSTIAAHTNNCKKSLGIWHRAIFNHAKTAS, from the coding sequence GTGATTAATAAAATAAAATATAAAATTGGCTTTGACCATGGCGCTTATCCCGGCCTAAGAACTTTCTTTCCCCAAACTACGGTTATAGATAAAGGTGTTTATGCTATTACATTGCTACCGCCCTGGTCCAAGAGCTTCGAATTAATGCATGGTCTAGGAGGAGTTTACAATATGACTTTTCATGGGCCCGCTGTAGTAGGAAAGTTATTTCAAGAGTTATTTTTCATTGATTTAGAGTCAAATGTTTCGCGTGAACTAGACGGTACACTTGAGATCAATAGGGGAAGCATTGGTCATATCATGGCAGTGGAAGAAATTCAGAAAATGGGTGTTTGCTTAAGCTTACAAATCTTTAATAAAAATAGAACAGGCTTACATAAGGTCTGCCTAACGGATCAATCAGAGATTGAGCATTTTCATAAAATAATCAATGAATTGTCTGCCCTGCCTTACTCTTCTTATGAAGATGAGAGTAACACACGTTTTGATGAACGTTCTTGGCAGAATGATCAATCTTTGCATGATCTAACCGTAGAGGAAAGATACTGTGAATCAGACCCGATTCATTTTAGAACGCTTAACAAATTACTCAAAGAGGCCTCAAAAAACGATATTGCTATTGAAGTGGAGCTATTTAACCAGACCATAGAGCATAAGGAAGTATTCTGTAACTTCAGCATTGCCCAAGAAGATAAAGCATTATGCCTTATTCAAAAGGGAGTAGAATATAAGGAATACATGCTTCAATATGACTTAGTTGGTAAGGTGGTCTTAGCGAAGTCCATAACAAATAGGAACGCTCCCACTAGTATACGAGTGTATGGTAAGTGCGGTTGTCATTGTTCAACTATTGCCGCTCATACCAACAATTGTAAAAAGAGTCTTGGTATTTGGCATAGGGCTATCTTTAATCATGCTAAAACAGCATCGTAA
- a CDS encoding PEP-CTERM sorting domain-containing protein has translation MNIKYVTLVMVMALISLFRAEAAITVNLNGNVETEVWTDMSSTNNPGYPGFLNFLDAWPSPIASDAGSTGNGEFDKISGGGYPASESIYPFAVAGTFSVSSTTSLFDVTNVVLQLDTASGTYLTPTLSYNGGSQAISANFLDLTSGEFIQGFGGTPSSTFNMVAQWDLSSIAASITDYEIIFEGQPHDAIYKINLDSSDGEFVQQVIPEPGTWALVLVGLGSLGLLRRFSKK, from the coding sequence ATGAATATAAAATATGTAACGCTTGTCATGGTGATGGCATTGATATCACTCTTCCGCGCAGAAGCAGCCATTACGGTTAATTTAAATGGAAACGTAGAAACGGAAGTTTGGACAGATATGAGCTCGACAAACAATCCTGGATATCCTGGATTCTTAAATTTTTTGGATGCTTGGCCGTCTCCGATTGCTAGCGACGCGGGATCCACTGGCAATGGAGAATTTGACAAAATCTCCGGTGGAGGATATCCAGCAAGTGAATCTATTTATCCATTTGCAGTAGCAGGCACCTTCTCAGTATCCTCGACAACATCTCTATTTGATGTCACAAATGTTGTATTACAGCTGGATACCGCCTCGGGAACTTACTTAACACCAACACTCTCTTACAATGGAGGATCACAAGCAATCTCGGCAAACTTCTTAGATCTTACATCAGGAGAGTTTATCCAAGGCTTTGGTGGAACCCCTTCTTCAACATTCAACATGGTTGCTCAATGGGACCTATCAAGTATTGCTGCTTCCATCACCGATTATGAAATTATTTTCGAGGGCCAGCCCCATGATGCTATATACAAAATTAACCTGGATTCCAGTGATGGAGAATTTGTCCAACAAGTTATTCCGGAGCCTGGCACCTGGGCACTAGTCTTAGTAGGTCTAGGTTCCCTAGGCTTGCTACGTAGATTCTCTAAGAAGTAA